A genome region from Candidatus Zixiibacteriota bacterium includes the following:
- a CDS encoding ABC transporter ATP-binding protein has protein sequence MFEKIKWFWRYYRNYKYVLAVLILLTPVQAAFQVTIPRLIEFTVDFIKTGSVESHSVAVWLNGIGQNLGLSTAATFTLTLISVGLIASMLYAFVQAHRAWMNIKLEWLFRQDAFDGITVKGPDFFNRFRTGDLVTRMTDDVAEKLSWFACSGIFRLYEALLMVSFALAMMISISPRLAFWSAGPLPILIIIFFWSSSILDKRYDWLQKKISKLNDVMEACFYGVRVVKAYVRETAQRKKFDRAVFDRREAEISAIKATVVVDSMYMYIWQFGIIIVLLAGGYMAIKASLSLGELVAFIYYVVYMIFPMFDIGQFLVKSRQSAVSINRLLELEQAKPMVQTAGRVKCDGNIRGNLIYDRVAFSFPGSDRKIIDDVSLEIKAGQTVALVGKVGSGKSWLVNMIPRLVDPTSGTIRLDGRDLRDYRIEELRKIIGYVPQEPVLFTDTVKNNILFGQRGIPDDLLEWAVEVSQLKDEIELFPKKIETQIGTRGMSISGGQKQRLALARALVCKPKILILDDCTSALDSRTEAALWNRLHQVMPEMTAILITHRPDILESADMIYVMENGRIIESGTHATLTSDSGQYARIYRRYRLEAEVAGA, from the coding sequence ATGTTTGAAAAAATTAAATGGTTCTGGAGATACTACCGGAATTATAAATATGTCCTGGCGGTGCTGATTCTTCTGACCCCGGTGCAGGCCGCCTTCCAGGTGACGATCCCGAGGCTGATTGAATTCACCGTTGATTTTATCAAAACCGGGAGCGTGGAATCTCATTCGGTCGCCGTCTGGCTGAATGGCATCGGGCAAAACCTGGGGTTGTCCACTGCGGCCACTTTCACGTTGACGCTTATTTCGGTTGGACTTATCGCCAGCATGCTCTATGCCTTTGTCCAGGCCCACCGGGCCTGGATGAATATCAAGCTGGAGTGGCTGTTCAGGCAGGATGCCTTCGATGGTATCACAGTCAAAGGACCGGATTTCTTCAACCGGTTTCGGACCGGTGATCTGGTTACCAGGATGACCGATGATGTCGCCGAGAAGCTGTCATGGTTTGCCTGCTCGGGGATATTCCGATTGTACGAAGCCCTGCTGATGGTCAGTTTTGCCCTGGCCATGATGATTTCGATCTCTCCCCGGCTCGCCTTCTGGTCGGCCGGGCCACTGCCGATCCTGATCATCATCTTTTTCTGGAGTTCCTCTATTTTGGATAAAAGATATGATTGGCTCCAGAAAAAAATATCGAAATTAAATGATGTTATGGAGGCCTGTTTCTACGGCGTTCGGGTGGTCAAAGCCTATGTCAGGGAAACGGCCCAGAGGAAAAAATTCGACCGGGCTGTCTTCGATCGGCGCGAGGCGGAGATTTCCGCCATTAAGGCTACCGTGGTGGTCGATTCGATGTACATGTATATCTGGCAGTTCGGCATCATCATTGTCCTGCTGGCTGGAGGTTACATGGCCATCAAAGCCAGTCTTTCGCTGGGTGAGTTGGTGGCCTTCATTTACTATGTCGTATACATGATCTTTCCGATGTTCGATATCGGTCAGTTTCTGGTTAAATCGCGCCAGTCGGCCGTCTCGATTAACCGACTCCTGGAGCTGGAGCAGGCCAAACCAATGGTGCAGACCGCCGGCCGGGTCAAATGTGACGGGAATATCAGGGGGAACCTGATTTACGACCGGGTGGCGTTTTCCTTCCCCGGCTCGGACCGGAAAATTATCGACGATGTTTCTCTGGAGATCAAGGCCGGCCAAACCGTGGCCCTGGTCGGTAAAGTCGGTTCGGGAAAAAGCTGGCTGGTCAACATGATCCCCCGCCTGGTCGATCCCACTTCGGGGACCATCCGGCTGGACGGACGCGATCTGCGCGATTACCGGATCGAGGAGCTTCGAAAAATTATCGGCTATGTTCCCCAGGAGCCGGTCCTGTTTACCGATACGGTCAAAAACAACATTCTGTTCGGACAGCGCGGTATACCTGATGACCTGTTGGAATGGGCGGTCGAGGTATCGCAGTTGAAAGACGAGATCGAATTATTCCCGAAGAAGATTGAGACCCAGATCGGAACGCGCGGGATGTCGATCTCGGGCGGGCAGAAACAAAGACTGGCCCTGGCCCGCGCCCTGGTGTGTAAACCGAAAATCCTGATTCTCGATGATTGCACCTCGGCTCTTGATTCGCGGACCGAAGCGGCCCTGTGGAATCGCCTGCATCAGGTTATGCCCGAAATGACAGCTATCCTGATCACCCACCGGCCGGATATCCTGGAATCGGCGGATATGATCTATGTTATGGAAAACGGGCGGATTATCGAATCGGGAACTCATGCTACTCTCACCTCGGACAGCGGCCAGTACGCCAGAATTTACAGGCGCTACCGCCTTGAGGCCGAGGTGGCCGGCGCCTGA